One Desulfovibrio gilichinskyi genomic window, TGGTCTGAAACAATAGCAAGGGCCGCTCTTGAAATAATGGCTTGCCGCCGGCCTCTTATCTCCACGACAGTAGGAGTTATGCCGGACCTGCTTCCTGAAGAAGCACTGGTTGAACCTGAAAATGTTTCTGCACTGGCAATAAAGATTGAAGAAGTGATCAGTAATCCTGAAATGAGAAAAAGTTTACTTGGAGCTCACGCTAAAACAATGTCCCAGCTTTCCGGGACCGGCTTTTTAAAACGCACTCTGACTCTTTATCAGGGATTGCTGACAAAGAACTGAGAGATCACTAAAAACTGTAAAAATTACTCAGGACCGAAAGTGGAACGGATTCTATCCAGTTGATCAGCAACTTCATATATAGTCCGGGCATATACCATTGAGTGATTGTAGCGGTAGATAACTTTTAGTTTTTTATCTTTGCTGAGCGAGTTTTTCCAGCCATGCCTTTTAAAAAAATTAGCCATACTTTCCAGTGCATCGGCCTTATCAAACAAATCGATTCGCCCATTCATGTCACCGTCAACAGCATAACTGAGGGCTGTAGTCGGCATAAACTGGCAAATGCCAAAAGCACCGTAAGGTGACCCCGGTATTTCAGACGGATTAATCGAGTTGGCAGACGAAAATTTTAAAAGTGCTGACAATTCTTTATAAGCCCAGTCTGCCTTCTGCTTAGTTCTTTTTCTAAGCCATTCCATATCTGCGGGACTAAGTTCAGCAGAATCTAAATCTTTTAAAAAAGCCGCAGGATCCGGGCTGGCTGCCATATTCGCAAGATTACAAAACGCCGGAGAAGTTCCTAGTGTATGGCCGAGCTTTGTTTCAACAAGTAACAAAGCAACTAATATAGACGGAGAAACATCATATTTTTTGTCTATTTTAGTAAGAATTTCATAATGTTCACGTAAATATGAATATGCACCTGCTAACAGGATTGCTCCAACATATCTTTCATCAAACTCTTTCTCACGGGCAACTTTTTCAGCAGGTGGTTCGAACCTGCGCTGAAGCAGCACTTTCATCTTCCGGACCATCATTTCAGGATCATACTTAACAGAACTGACAGAAAAAACAGTTTCAATATATTCTCTGCTAAATCCGTCAGTAACGAGTCTATCCTTCAAGGGGGACCATGCTTCATGCGGATCAGTTGAATTTGCAACAGGTGTTGCAGCAAAACCGCAAACTGCAGTGCTAATTACAAGCAGAAAACAGAGAACCGAGATCGTCACAAGACTTTTAAATTTAGAAGTCATAATTCCTCATTATAATCTATTCATCGAAACATTAGCCATTTCTTCTTCAAAATCATCATCGATATACTTCGCGTATTCCGCAACTTCATACTGTTTGCCGCAAGACCTGCAGCACAAATAAACACCTGTTCAGCTGCGCAGAGAATACACTTCTCCCCCGCAAACTTTACAAGACATACCCGGCTTTGCAGCTTTATTAAAGCCTCTAAAGCTGGATGAAAGCTTTCGCCCGCCGCTCATAATTCCCCCTGTGTTACTACTGTGTGAAACCGAACATAGACGGCTTGA contains:
- a CDS encoding lytic murein transglycosylase, with amino-acid sequence MTSKFKSLVTISVLCFLLVISTAVCGFAATPVANSTDPHEAWSPLKDRLVTDGFSREYIETVFSVSSVKYDPEMMVRKMKVLLQRRFEPPAEKVAREKEFDERYVGAILLAGAYSYLREHYEILTKIDKKYDVSPSILVALLLVETKLGHTLGTSPAFCNLANMAASPDPAAFLKDLDSAELSPADMEWLRKRTKQKADWAYKELSALLKFSSANSINPSEIPGSPYGAFGICQFMPTTALSYAVDGDMNGRIDLFDKADALESMANFFKRHGWKNSLSKDKKLKVIYRYNHSMVYARTIYEVADQLDRIRSTFGPE
- a CDS encoding dual CXXC motif small (seleno)protein is translated as MSGGRKLSSSFRGFNKAAKPGMSCKVCGGEVYSLRSUTGVYLCCRSCGKQYEVAEYAKYIDDDFEEEMANVSMNRL